From the Ascaphus truei isolate aAscTru1 chromosome 15, aAscTru1.hap1, whole genome shotgun sequence genome, one window contains:
- the LOC142466796 gene encoding uncharacterized protein LOC142466796 isoform X1, with the protein MEKMKTEKSCNIPINMTENASFNQSRQLIKNVTASHSKKYILAAATGKDLGESGKCLTWLSDQNAQKRTQTRDRKHVCGECGKGFSQLSNLNTHKRTHTGERPHVCGECGKGFSKLSGRTLHKTTHTGERPYVCGECGKGFSHLSGLTIHKTTHTGERPHVCGECGKGFSQLSGLTIHKRTHTGERPHLCGECGKGFRDSSNLNTHKRTHTGEKPYVCGECGKGFRDSSNLNTHKRTHTGERPHVCGECGKGFSDLSSLNRHKRTHTGERPHVCGECGKGFSVSYNLDTHKRTHTGERPHLCGECGKGFRDSSNLNTHKRTHTGERPHVCGECGKGFSQLFNLNTHKMTHTGERPYVCGECGKGFSLLSHLNIHKRTHTGEKPYVCGKCGKGFSDLSNLNTHKRTHGGETACMWGMWEGI; encoded by the coding sequence atggaaaagatgaaGACAGAAaaatcttgcaacattccaataaatatgacagaaaatgcatctttcaaccagtcaaggcaattaataaaaaatgtaactgcttctcattccaaaaaatatatattagcagctgccacaggaaaagatcttggagaaagtgggaagtgtctgacttggttatcagaccagaatGCACAGAAGAGAACACAGACCAGGGACAGAaagcatgtatgtggggaatgtgggaagggatttagtcagttatccaatctgaacacacacaagaggacacacacaggggagagaccgcatgtatgtggggaatgtgggaagggatttagtaagTTATCCGGTCGGACCCTGCACAAgacgacacacacaggggagagaccgtatgtatgtggagaatgtgggaagggatttagtcatttaTCCGGTCTGACCATACACAAgacgacacacacaggggagagaccgcatgtatgtggggaatgtgggaagggatttagtcagttatccggTCTGaccatacacaagaggacacacacaggggagagaccgcatttatgtggggaatgtgggaagggatttagggactcatccaacctgaacacacacaagaggacacacacaggggagaaaccttatgtatgtggggaatgtgggaagggatttagggactcatccaacctgaacacacacaagaggacacacacaggggagagaccgcatgtatgtggggaatgtgggaagggatttagtgacttatccagcctgaacagacacaagaggacacacacaggggagagaccgcatgtatgtggggaatgtgggaagggatttagtgtttCATACaacctggacacacacaagaggacacacacaggggagagaccgcatttatgtggggaatgtgggaagggatttagggactcatccaacctgaacacacacaagaggacacacacaggggagagaccgcatgtatgtggggaatgtgggaagggatttagtcagttattcaatctgaacacacacaagatgacacatacaggggagagaccgtatgtatgtggggaatgtgggaagggatttagtctgttatcccacctgaacatacacaagaggacacatacaggggagaaaccgtatgtatgtgggaaatgtgggaagggatttagtgacttatccaacctgaacacacacaagaggacacacgggggagagaccgcatgtatgtggggaatgtgggaagggatttag